The Periplaneta americana isolate PAMFEO1 chromosome 16, P.americana_PAMFEO1_priV1, whole genome shotgun sequence genome segment aaactatattatattattatactagccgtacccgtgcgctccgctgcacccgttagaaataaatatgaagtaattacataattaaaataggacttttgatccagggatcattcgtgtttgatagaaggataaatcgtttaatatgttacttaatttaaattgcatccaaataattaaaatgcgatcattttggtacagagacactcatttggtgcaatgacaattcctttaacatgtttcttaatttttattacatgcaaccatagtttaatgaacattgacatcatttagatttaatgtctataacttactttattttacttgctatatgtttccattgaattatggtaataacttaattttaacccttcttttctacgtattcagtaaatggcgtttggcccactatggttctgaacccttcaaataacttaaattatataatataatataatattatattatattatattatatcagaagttattgtaataacattatgtccatctagagaaactacactttccaatggtgaaataataattaattatacaaatcggttaatttagtttccgatattacttcatacaaacacagaaacattctctgtaggctatctttcatagctttcgattgttgctttcCAAgtccccttatatacgaagtcatttgtttttgatttcattatactgccttagatggcagttattttaattttaaaactcatttatctcattaaatatcagtcctatcaaaatttttcaaggaataaaacttatcgcaaactatttttaaagaaacatttgttatgtaacatttttcacaaaaatcaataataagcgagatatttcgatttatttaattgaggcccccttataaccccccttttaaataatgtattttgaatgccatatagcctaaaatctaagttacaacgaatttaatttacattccaattttcatcgaaatccgttcagccattatcgcgtgaaaaggtaacaaacatacagacagacagacatacaaacaaaaatttcaaaaaagcgattttcggtttcagggtggttaattatatatgttaggaccaattatttttggaaaatcgaaaattaccagaaaaatttcggctacagttttattattagtatagatttctatGAACGTACTTTTTAACAAGAATTCCCTCTGGTAATGCGGGACGTTTTAACAAGCTGATTATAGAATCTTGCATAATAATAAGTGATTCACATAGCTCCATTCTATTGTCCCATTTTTAAAACACATGCTACCAAATTTAAAATCGGCATTTAATTGTAACGAAagaataaatttagttttttttataaataacttaCGATCAAGTAAAATACAATGGTGTCATTCAAGGAAAAATCTGTATAGTAACTTAAATCTTAATTGATTTTTCCCTTGTAAGGCCTACCAGacctttttattttcaaaacaatGCGCCCTTTTAATCTTCCAGTTATTATAGTATCGGCATAAAAGTATGCTGGTACCGGTATGTAcaatatcaacatttttcaaagttaAGTTAGGCCTAAATGAGATGGTATGGCTCAtagcattttttatttcttataaaagagcataaaagtattataaAGTACGCTGATCTTATATATTGTCGAGAAATGGCACTAGGACTGGTGTACACAAGTTATGATGCGTTTTACTTGAAAATATACAGAAGTTCAGGCTGGACCTGAACTTTGAAGTATGTTTTATATAGTATCTTGCTTAACATTCCTTAACTTCAGCAATTGAACAACAATTATAGTATGATTAGACTTATGATTATTTGATTCTCACAGAAGGgtggatataattgccatcaatagaagaatctAGAAAGTGATGGTCTTAGACTCTACGATATGCTTTGAGCGAGAACgaatcaggcactgcagataaatgatgacaagcgagctaaatatgttcCTTGTACGTTATCTTCTAAACACTATTCATAATTGATTTACTAAtagttgatttttgtttatttgtatattcaattttaattgactAAGACATTTACACCATGCAGAAGTTTTTTCCTTGTGATAAGTTTGGGGTAAAACGCATGTTTGTAATCTTAACAAAATTACGATAACAAAAATGAATGGAACATATGTATTTTAAGGGGCCATCCATCACCATCAtgcgtaaaaaaataaatagaaataaaaagtcaGCAGAAGTTAGCATTTCTAGTAATCAATATCCAATAAGCTGTAAGTCTTAATGGATTATTATTgataagatgtaggcctaaatgttgccaaaataaattgaatacacgtaatataatttttatatcccTCGAATTATATTTTTGTTCCAGGGAAACTATCGGTGAATTTAGATGTTAGCTACATATTTTGTAGCTGTTTTTAACTCCATGCCATTCAACCAATCAGGAGGGTGGTAAGCTATAACATGAACAAACCTTGTACATTGTGCGCATtcctcatttattattataacatgggGTTGAAGTATACCCTCCCTCCCCCCATTCCTGGCAGCCACATTATATTGGGCTTTTACTCCACCTCGATTTCTAAATTTATTACCGTAGCCTATATGTTTTGACGgggataaataagaaattaaacgtaACATTTTCCTTTATATATTTCTGTGTATGATCACTTCTTAAAATTTACAGTAGGTATGTTATATTATGAacagatataaatattttatataagaaaGTTCTTTTGAATTTTAAACCATTCACAATTTTGTGATGCACTAATAAAATTAAGTTAACTTTCATCTGAATTTGTCCACAACAAAATAACTACCGTACCAGTAccagtatataaaatatttatgtaccagcaattataaaaaataataatccatggcactacagcccgtgaagggcccagaccgaccagccggctgctggcctcacgcccactaccgaagcagaggtggacgatcatccaaccagaatggaggtatcgtgtggttagccgtTATAGCCGGCTTTCGCAgacggattttgctacctatcgtagctccccaagtgcatcacaatgctgggtgggcaccggtcccatacactggccgaaatttcatgagaaaatttcttcccccatgaggactcgaaccagtgcgcattctgtaacgcgagttctaggcaggatgtcttagaccacgacgtcacggcgctGGACACCAGTAATTATAGTGTTGTCATTACAGATGTAACAAAAATGTTCATTCAGTAAGATCAACAAATTGCTACATTATACATTCTGTGTTATGAATAAACGTCCTAGTGATGGAATATGTGATGCTACGAGCCATGCCATGTGCAAATGAAACATGAcaattgtacataattttaaagaaaatgcatACCGTATTAGGCACTGCACAAAATACATTAAATGGTATATAGGTTAAGTCCTTGTgtgtgatttattttttttaatatactgttcATGTTATCCTGTAAAAGTTTTCTTTTACAATCAGTCTTCTGTATTACAAGTTCTATAATTTTATGTATAgtgaaaattgtaaataaattgaataaaatatataccCTTCTCTTCTTTATGCCTCTCTGAACGCAATGACATGGTTTTTATTGGCCATATGAGTGCGTACTTTACCATATTTTAGATTACATATCATTAATGCAACggtatttacaaaaataaaataaaatatagataataggcctacaaaaatgtATGAGAAAGATTATATAAATCTCTTTAACATGTTCAATGTTATGCTCTAATAGTATAAGCTATttaagtttaaataattaatataaatattattacaacaatccagattacaaaaaacataagaaagaattttaaattattatattgtcatcACTAAGGAGctgattcctatgtaattaaatgtttttcttgcgtgtgataaaacacaattaacaaagttaaaaattccgaatgtcaagtttcaagtttaaaacccgaattttatttcacataaaaacacatattttcacaaaaaattaatgtgaatacatattttcaggaaatctactataaatacataaatctaggagttttttacttaaataattttttacaagaacttttaaatattgtaaaactaaatcaattatatcactcagaaatacgttatctttttaagaattcttggttgcttcgtgtttctatgagctgtgtggtgtatccatgatccatttttgtaatagtatcacctcaaattctgagaactgctaggtagcatatcagtgttattatatgagaataaattaacatggacaagaaggagaattttaggaatgtttattgttgctgaagatgatttcattccacgctttgttcgTGAAACACAATGGGTAAGAGCTcaggtataaacattatttaatttaaagaaatctctcgcctctcgttcatgcctatgaagtgaggtaATACAtcttgtgattccccgttatcggaccataagcataagctgcgtagtgtagacgtggtggcgtcgctgtaggaagcttttctccgacattgtcagtcagtagctagaaacatttttttacgttaagacatgtgtatattagcctcttaagatgcctaaaatcaaatagagtttaagatcgcgtctgcagcaatatgtagatgaatttaaaaacatttttactacagacggaaaagtgttattttgccaaccatgtggtaaatgagtaagtgcagatcagagctctcaggtaatccaatatttgtctggaaacaagcacattgccgctgcttcatgTGGGCaagtgtgtaaagttgctcaagtattggagggtgtgcctgtaggtgaaattgacggtgtaggtgtttgtgacattcctctctttaaatatgcacgtctgacgtcctgtgatgtggaaagatcgttttcatagTATAAGTCGTTCAGAGATAATTGGGCatacatttgtgatggagaatttggaaatgacctttgttgttcattgcaattctcggacaactactagcaactgatactcaagtgtgattgatgggtacctagtaacatttttttttttcaagctaagtaaggtatttttgtcatgtttaaaaaaaatatattttttatttttagcaaatatttttgtactttttagcacataaaaaataaatatatttaaattttttagcacataaaaatccgctccctagtcatcactgattaattttaattctggatctattgttataacatttttatttgattggatatccttaatatttatgaattaaatactattatagtcacaatcatgccaatagtatttaattcattaatatgtcacatcaacggatgtatatacgtcacccaaacattgtaagatgaagattaatatttatttcttctttagttattttgtaTAGTGATGATTATATGGATTCAATATACTAACAATATTTCAGACCTAATCTGTGAAAACGTCTTCGTCTAAACCTAAAATAACTGGAAGACATTCTTacacgttctttttttttttttttttttggcttcaaTAGCTGGAGGGATGATGTCAATGGTTATTTAGAATATAGTACACATGCAACAGAACACAGTTCGTTGTATTATCTGACCTATGGGGTCACATTAAGAAACACACAAGAAGCTCTTTGCTGTCACAGTTCTTAATTACACTTCAACTGGCCACAGAGCAGCAATGTAAAGTGTTGCTCAAGATTCAAACTGTTTGAAGGGCTGATTTGATACTTCAGTTGTACTCTCGGGTCCCTTTCCACTCAGCATACAAGAAGAAGGCTCCTGCTCCATATGCCAGCGTGTTGAACAGCCCAAATACCCCCGCAGCAATGTTGGGATCCTTGTAATAGGAGGGGCAGTAGTGTGAGTAGACAGACAGCTGCACAATGAAGGCAATCAGGTACAACACAGTGATGGTACCGGTAATCAGCAGTTCCGCCAGTGTCCAGTTGATGGGCAGCTTGAACGCCTCTCTGATCGACAGCAGATATATGAACACCCAGATGAGGGTGACGAGAAAGCTGGCAGCGGCCACGAACAAGAACCAGCGGATGCCGGGATGCCAGGCAGAAGATGCGCACGCGATGCATACGACTCCAATCAGCAATTGCAAGAGCTTGAGTATTCCAGGGATGGAGCGAAAGTAGACGAAGTTCAGGTGGATCTGGGTCAGATTGCCCTGGCCCTGTCCAGGGTTCGACTCCGCCGTGGGCTGTGGATTTGACTCCATCGTGGTGATTATCCCAGTAGTTTCCGTCATCATAGCGACACACAGTAGGAAGGCACTACACCTTCTGCGTCCATTTCCAAAGATTTACCACATATTAGTTAAGGGGACATGGAAATGCCTATCTtaacaatgttaaattatgtcttGCAGAAGAAACTTTTTCTAGAAAACTGTTCAAGCTAGACAGCTGATTATTTTACAGATTATGTACACACAACTTGACTTTATGCTGAAACAGtagttttgtttaatttatttccttactgagaaATAATTTTTCCCCATTGGCAACGATTTTCATTACATTGCCACTTGTAACATCTCCagaatttaacaagtttaaaaaaaattggttcAATATTATCGTCTCATGGGTTAACATCGGTGTGTACATTTTGAGTTTTGATTATCGTTCATCGCCATGCCTCCAATAATATGTAAGTTAATTGATTGATTATTGTTTGGGACTGCAAGACTCCTCCTGCAGTAAGTTTGGTTCGTGATATCTGTGCGGTATTCTATTGTTGTTTCTTCAAGAGATAAAGTACCATTATCCTACATAAATGTATAGAATCCCCGTTACCCTATAAAATCCGGCATATTACAAGTAAAATGAATGAAAGTGTTAGTGCATTCTTCATacaagtaaattatatttatgttatttatatttttgttgtattaATACATTACGTTTTAACTAATGTACTGGTAAGTACTAttgcatattaaaataatttataaagcatatgcagtatatatatatatatacaggatatcTAAAATATTCCTCCAGATTATCTCGAAAATGACTTGTTTGCAGGACAGGTAATAACACTCGTGACTTTTTAACCAGTGCGGATTTCATGGTCATTTCAATGTCaacttgatatatttttttattggaacacaacattttcattatattaagGATTTAATAGGAAACATGTTTCAGAtgaaagttttattatttttttcgcgtAAAATCAGAAATAACGAATAAAGTTAAggttcccaaaaaaaaaaaaaaaacaattattatgtAGCTTATAGTTCCATGCAGTCAGAAGCGACTGAACAATTTAATATTCcgaattaattttataatgatataataattaatttcaggggattattcttggagatatttcaaacaaaaaaaaagcgtaatgcaattttgctcgtttttgctttgtttccgagataaaaattgttttatataaaacatttcatagcgtgttttgggaaagctattgatttaattcccaatatgctcagccagtttaagagagcagtgtattacgataataaattattcaaagaattttagttttgtcctttaaatgtgcagaactaTGATCAGAACAAatctaacttttcgttctgaaaaggaattttaaaatgtacaaccTTTTCACCCAGAGCCTGGAGTGGTCAAAGTGGAAATAATTAAGTAGTAAacttaaatacagtatatgttttaTCACTGACAACTAGAATAATGTTATCTGTTGATTGAAATATAGTAACAGTCAGGCCCATAATTACACTTGGACCAAATGGTCTGGGCTCAGAGCCGCAAATTTGTAGGGTGAAAGAATTTTgagaaaccaaaaaaaaaataaaataaaataaaaatcgggctgaaaataaattttcacatgTGCAAGAAAGAATAGTAATGGTAGTGGTTAATCACCCTCACTTCAATATGTTCCGCTTATCATATTTTCATACTTCGTAGATGCCTGCTTCAAGTAGTAGCATATGTTAACTTATTGTTAAATGTCACTTTTTTAAAGTTTGACTGAAAAATATCTAAAATTTAAATGAGTCAGGTGGTGGGAGTAGGCGCAAATTTCTTTTCGGGCCCATAGCATAGCATTACATAAATATGGGACAGTATGCAGCATAATGTTATAGCAAGATATATGATTTCGATATTAGGTAAAgagcaaatatattttatatatatatatatatatatacacacacatatacatacctatttcttcttcattaattaattgtatttattcatttttatttctttatgtatttattttattttcattttatctatctgtctgtatatctatctatttacttatttatttacttctatttatttatttatttacttatttatttataacaaaaatgaGCACAAAGCAAAGATAGAACAAACgcatttaaaacaaaatagaaactaaaataaccTTAATAATATACACTACTAAAACTAACCTTAACAATATACACTACTAAAACTATTCAAGTCCACATTAGAGTCGAaaaatttcttattattataaaaggGGTTTTCTATTAGCCAACATTACAATATGGTTTTAAATctattaaaatgtacaatatatgcctgccgtaacaatttatttaatgtcGCAACTGCAACAGAACTGTATCCAATGACCTATTCATTCACATTAGCAAGATATATGCCAATTCTAGTAATGGATTATGAAGTATCCTTCATTATGTTGGTTGAATAAAAGCATACCTTAATGACTCTGGTACATTGAAAACATGTTCATTGATTATATCTTCAGAGGGGTAGAATACTTGATGGTATAGTTATATGTGCATTTAATTGATGATTCCGTTATAATTTCTAAGTCTCAGTCTTTTAATTTCTTGAGATAGAAATTTAAAGTTACTGGTACCGTACCATGAATATTGAACTTGTACAAGTTGAATAAGTTATGGCATCTGCTAAAGTACTTTCCATAGAAACCTGTAACAATACTTGTGACTTCTGTTTGTCTTCTTTTCTGTATTATGTATTACCAACAAAATTCTCAAGATAGAGC includes the following:
- the LOC138691163 gene encoding plasmolipin-like; its protein translation is MESNPQPTAESNPGQGQGNLTQIHLNFVYFRSIPGILKLLQLLIGVVCIACASSAWHPGIRWFLFVAAASFLVTLIWVFIYLLSIREAFKLPINWTLAELLITGTITVLYLIAFIVQLSVYSHYCPSYYKDPNIAAGVFGLFNTLAYGAGAFFLYAEWKGTREYN